The DNA sequence GAACCCGGCCACGTGCTCGAGGTGGGCACGAGCGTCCTCACGCATCCGCTCGGCGTCACCGCGGACCTGACCGATCTCCTTCTCCTTGTCGACCATCAGCTCCTCGCGCTGGGCGAGGTTCGAGGCCCGCTGCTCGAGGGTCGACTCGCGCTGCGCCATCCGGTCCTCGAGGGTCCCGACCTCGAGGCGTCGATGCTCGAGCCCTGCGAGCTCACGCTCTCGGTGCGACTCGGCCAGTGCTCGTGCTTCCTCCTCGGCCCTCGAGAGGATGCGCTGCGCCTCGACGCGGGCGTCGGCGAGGGTTCGCTCTGCCGCCGCCGTCGCCTCGGTGGTGCGCCGCCGGTGCATCTCACGACCGGCGAAGAAGGAAACGAGACCGACGAGGACGGCGATCAGAGCTACCAGTCCCCACTGCTCCATGCGGTCTCCGTTCCCGAAGCCAGGACGAAAAATGTGCCGAGCCAAGGGCCCGGCACACACACCGCCACAGCGAAAACGAACGGATGGCGCTCAGCGCCGTCTCGTCAGGTCACTCCTCTTCCCGAGAGCGTTGCGGCTCCTCGGGTCGCGTCGTCGTGATGGCTGTTCGTCAAGGTTTCGTGTCTCAATCGTTGGTGTGTGTGTTCTTGGTCCGATCGTACAGCACCTGTCAAGCTTCGGAAACGCGAAAATCCGGTCTGCCGGCGTTGGTCGCTCGCCCGGCGGCGCGCACGAATACGGGATCTTCCCCGGGCGGCTCGCTCCGGCACGAGAAGCCCGCCTCCACGTATGGGGCCGCGGACCACGCGCTGCCATGGCCGCTCAGTCGTCGACGTCCCTTCGGTCGTCACCTTCGTCGACCATGACCACGACCTCGGCATTCGGATCTTCCACGAGACCGACCGAACGCAGCACCCGGTCCTCGAGTTGCATGGCGATCTCCGGGTTGAGCTTCAGGAACTCCTTCGCCTTCTCCCTGCCCTGGCCCAGTTGGTCGCCGTCGAACGTGTACCAGGCCCCCGCCTTCTTGACGATCCCCTCGTCGACGGCGACGTCGATCAGGCTGCCCTCTCGGGAGATCCCCTCGCCGAACATGATGTCGAACTCGGCGATCCGGAACGGGGGCGCCACCTTGTTCTTGACGATCTTCGTCCGCACCCTGTTGCCGATGGCATCCGTGCCCTGCTTGATCGACTCGATCCGGCGAACGTCGATGCGGACGCTGGCATAGAACTTGAGCGCCCGCCCACCCGGCGTCGTCTCGGGCGAGCCGAACATCACACCGATCTTCTCGCGAAGCTGGTTGATGAAGATCGCCGTCGTGTCGGAGCGGTTGATCGTGCCCGCCAGCTTGCGCAGCGCCTGCGACATGAGCCGTGCCTGCAGACCGACATGCGTGTCACCCATGTCGCCTTCCAACTCCGCTCTCGGGACGAGTGCCGCGACGGAGTCGACGGCCACCACGTCGAGCGCCCCCGAGCGGATCAGCATGTCGGCGATCTCGAGAGCCTGCTCACCGGTATCGGGCTGCGAGATGAGCAGCTCGTCGATGTCGACGCCGATCGCCTTGGCGTACACCGGGTCGAGGGCGTGTTCGGCGTCGATGAACGCTGCCACGCCGCCGTTGCGTTGCGCCTCGGCGACGACATGGAGGGCAAGGGTGGTCTTCCCGCTGCTCTCCGGTCCGAAGATCTCGACGACCCGGCCCCTGGGAACGCCGCCGATGCCGAGTGCGAGGTCGAGCGAGATGGCGCCCGTCGAGATCGCTTTCACCTTCTGGACGTTGTTGGCACCGAGCTTCATGATGGCGCCCTGCCCGAACTGGCGGACGATCTGCGACACGGCCATGTCGAGGCTCTTCTCGTTCTCAACCTTGTCGTTCGACACCTCGGGCCCCTTTCCTCGTCGCACTCTCGCCGGTGCTCTGCACCGTGTCGCCTTGTTCGCTTCGCACCGTATCGCCGCCCTGTGACGAAATCCCGCGTGTGTAATTACGGTCGCGTGATTGTACTCGTGACGGGTCCCCGACTCTAGGCGAACATGTGTTCGGTGTCGAGGACCGCCCCGACAGACTCGCCGGTCGATGAGAATGCCCCCCGATGTCCTCTCCCCGCGCCATCGGATACGGCCTGGCGACACTCGTCGTCCTGGTGCTCGCCGGGTTCGACCCCGCCGGTTGGGCGCCGTTCGGACCCGTGAAGTGGGCGGTGCTCACCACGCTCGCCTTCGGCCTGGCCACGCTGGTCGCCGCCGGGCGCTCGGTGACACTCCACGTCGGCTCGGCGATGGCGTGGACGCTGTTCCTCTCGTGGGGAATGGTCGCATCCCTGGCGGCGCTCGACCCGCTGCACACCTGGATCGGCACTCCCGACCGCCACCTCGGCCTCGTCGCCTGGCTGTGCTTCGCGGTCGTCTTCGTCGTGGCGCAACAGGCGATCGATCCGCAGCTCTCGAGCGACCTCGCCATCACCGTCGTCAAGGGCGTCGTGGTCGCCTCGCTCGCCACCGGGCTGTACGTCCTCCTCGAGTTGGCGGGGTTGCCCCCGGTGAGGCTGGCGATCGAAACGGGACGAGCCGGCGGCCCGTTCGGCACGGCGGCGTACCTCGGAGCAGCGGCGACGCTGCTGCTCCCCGTCTCGATCGGGGCCGCCGTCGACGGCCTGGGATCCCGGCTGTGGCGGTCGCTTGCAACGGCGGCTGCGGCGCTCGCTGCCGTGTCGGCGGTGGCGGCGCAGACGCGGGCGGCGTGGGTCGGCCTGGCGGTGGCGCTCGTCGTCGTCTCGCCTGCGCTGCTGCCTTGGCTGCGGAGGCGAACGTGGATCCTGGTCGCCATCGGGCTGTCGGTGGCAGTGGTCGTGGTGGCGACGCCGACCGGGTCGCGGATCGTCACCGCACTTCGATTCGACGAGGGGACGACCAGGGGACGCATCGACGAATGGCAGGTGGGTACCAGAGCGTTCCGGTCGCACGCCGTCACCGGGACGGGATTCGAGGGCTATCGCATCGCCTTCCCATCCCACGTCGATGCCGATTACGAGCGCCGCTACACGAGGGTGACGATGCCCGACCGGGTCCACAACGGCGCACTCGACGTCGCCGTCACCACCGGACTGCCCGGCCTCGCCCTGTATCTCGCAGGCGCGCTGTGGCTCGTCACCAGAGCGATCATCGCCACGCGGGACCGTCGCCCCGTGGCGGTCGGCATCGCAGCTGCCGTCACGGGATACATCGCCCAGCAGCAGTTCCTCTTCCCCGTCACGGAGGTCGACCCCGTGTTCTGGGCACTCGCAGGGTTGCTCGTCGCCGCGACGGCCCCCAGGCGCACGATCCGCCTGCCGCCCGGAGCCTGGCTGGTTCCGCTCGCCGTGGCGGTGGCGGCGCTGGCGGCAGGCGGGTTGGACGTCGCCGCCGACAGGCGGGCGGCCCACGCTGCGGAGCTGTCTGCGGCCGGTTCGCCGGCTCTGGCGGCCGCCGACGCCGCCGTGACGCTGCGCCCCGACTCGATCCGCTACCGGTTCGTGGCCGCAGGAATCGCCTCCTCATCGGGCGATGCCGCCGGCCTTTCGGCGGCCATCACGAGGATCGAGGCTGCTCTCGACGTCTCGCCGGGCGATCCACTCCTCGGGGCGCGCCACGCCTCGCTCCTCCTCGATCTCGCCAGGGTGACGGGGCGGCCCGAGGACGCCGCCACCGCCGCCGAGCAGTACCGATCGGTCACCGGGAGCGATCCGAAGAACGCCGCGGTGCGCCTCGGCGCGGGGATCGCATACCTGCTCGACGGCGACCCGACAGCCGCCGAGACGGAGTGGCTGACGGCGGCCAACCTGGCGCCTCGAAGCGCCGCGCCGCTCGTCAACCTGGCCGTCCTCTATGTCGACATGGGACGCCTCGACGAGGCGAGGACGACTGCAGAAGCCGTGAGAGCGATCGACCCGGATCACCCGGCCCTCAAGGAGATCGAGAGCAGGCTCGGCGCGTGAACGCCGCGAAACCTCGAACCGGCCGGATCGCAGATGCGTTTGTAGATGTGACTGCCATGGTCGTGACCAAGAAGAGAGGTGCCCGGTCGGTCGTGACGGAGCAGATCCGCCCGGACTTCGTCGTGTTCTATCGCACCGCCTACCGAGACGTGTCGCGGGCCCTCTCGGTGACACTCGGTGACGCCGACCTCGGACGCGAGGCGACGGACGAGGCGATGGCGCGGTGCTACTCGCACTGGTCCACCGTGCAGTCGTACGACAACCCGGCCGGCTGGGTGTATCGCGTCGGGCTCAATTGGGCACGATCGCTGCGGCGCCGGGCGGCCCGGAGGCTCCTCTTCCATGGCCCGGCATCGATCGAGATGCCGGCGGTGGCCGATCCCGAGATCCAACGCGCCCTCTCCGAGCTGAACGTCGAGCTCAGGGCGGTCGTGGTGCTGCGGTTCCTCCTCGATTGGTCGACGCAAGAGACCGCAGACGCCCTCTCGGTGCGGCCCGGCACCGTGAAGAGCAGGCTTCACAGGGCGACCTCACTCCTGCAACGCAAGCTCTACCACCTCGCTCCAGAGGAGAGGAACGCATGAGCATCGAAGAGCGACTGAGGGACCACCTCCGCCAAGAGGCGGCCGACCTCGAGCGCCGGGGCGAGGGCCCGGCCAGAGCCATGAAGAAGGGACGGAGCATCATGATCCGCCGGCGCCTGCTCGCAGCATTCGGTGGCGCCTTCGTCGTGACGGCGAGCATCGCGGGCGTCCTCTCGCTCGGCTCGGTCTTCGACGACGGGCCGACGACAGGTGTGCCGGGGACGGGTGGTGACGCCGCCTCCGAGCAGGCCGTCGCAGTTCCCGCGCAAGGCGCCGAGCTCGAGTGGTACACGGTGCCGGGGACGCTCGGCTTCACCAAGAAGTTCGTGACGGGCGCAGACGGGACGATCTACGCCCTGTCGACGGCGCCCGGCCAGCGCTTCGAAAACGGCTTCGCGCAGCCGGCGATCTACACGTCGGACGACGCCGAGAGCTGGGCCTTCGCCGTCCTCGACGACTCTCTGTCCGCCAACGACCTCGCCGAGCGTGACGGCACGCTGTATCTCATCGGGACGGCGCCCGGCGCGGTCGACGCCTCGCCCCGGCTCCAGGTGGCGGCGTCCGACGACGGCGGCGAGACCTGGGACGTCACCGACATCCCCGTGACGGCGACGCCTCCGGATCTGCCGTCGTTCGGGACGTTCGCGAACTCCTGGATCGTCGCCGGCGAGCGCGGCGTGCTCGCCGCCGTGCAGACGACCTTCGTGGTCGACTACGCGGCGCTCCTGCCGGAAGGGATGCGGGGCGACAACGTCGGCGTCGAGCCGACCGACAGCGGTGTCATCGTCATGGATTACGCCAGCGTCGACGACCAAGGCAACCCGGCGATCATCGAGGAGCTCACGTGGGCCGACCTGGGGATCGACGCCCCGGGGGCGTCGTCCGCCGGCGAGCTCTTCCTCGTCGAGGACGGCGGCGGCCTCCACCGCGTCGAGTCGCCGGTCGACTCCGGGCCCGGCATCGCAGGCGTCTACGCCGTCGACGACGGCTTCCTCGTCGTGGAGAACCCAGGCTTCGACGCCGAATTCGCCCGCAGGCTCGAGCTCGGGCAGCCGGATCAGCAGGCACCGGGCGTGACCGTGTGGTCGTCCGCAGACGGGGCCTCGTGGGAGGCGGAGGAGGGCCTGCCCGCCATGGACTGGGTGCAAGCCGCCGGCAGTCATGGCGGAGACACCGTCATCGTCGGCATGAGCGGCGGCAGTCCGATCGTCGCCTGGCAGCAAGGCGGAAGCTGGGAGACGGTCGACCTGCAGGAGACACTGTTCGGCGACCCCAAGCTGGATGACCCGCGCGTGAACCTCGACGCCCCCAACGGCGAGAGTTGGATCTCTTCGGCGGCGATCGGCCCTCTCGGCGTCGCCCTGGCGGTCGGTGGGTTCGACGCAGCCGCCCAACAGGAGCAGATCTTCCTGGTCGTCGGCACGTCGCCGGACGTGTGGACGCTCACACCCGATCTCGTGCCCAGAGGTCAGGGCTTCATCGACGGCCTCGTCGTCGGCGAGACGTCGATCGTCGGCCGCATGGTCCAGTACGGCGCCAACCGGCCTTCCGTCAACCTGCAGATCGTCGGCACGCCGGTCCGCTGAGGCTCGGCATCGCTCAACCCTGCCGCCGGGACTGCCGATCCAGTTGGTGCCGTCCCGACCAGGAGCTCGAATGCGACGGATCGCTCCGTACCTACTCGTGTTGTGCGCCGCCTGCGGCGGGAGCCAAGCCGTGCCGGCCGGCGGGGACGGAGGAGCCGGCCCGGACCAGGGAACGGTCTCGGAGAGGACGACGGTACTCACCCAGCTCGAGGCGAGATGGATGTGCGACGTGACCCGCTTCGCGTACCAGGACCTCGGCGAGCTGCAGGCCGAGCTCGACGCCAGGCTCGGCGGCGCCGGGCTCACCCGAGACGACTACGACGCCTTCAAAGCCGAACTCGCCTCGAACGAGGCGCGGCGCGCCGAGGTCGTCGCCGCCTACGACGGCTTGTGCGGTGACTAGCCCCGATGGGGTCACGCAGCTGACGCTCCAGAAACCCCAGGTCACGGTCGATGCAACGACTATGAAGTATCGGATTGCACTGCTCATTTCGGCCCTGGCGGCCACGACCATCGTGCTGGGCGCCTCCCCGGCGCTCGCCGCGTCCAACTCAGACCCCGAGCTCCTCACGGAGAAGACGGCTGCCGTCATGGCGGGCGACACGGCGTGGGTCGCACTGAACTGGCTGGGCGAAGGCGGAGATGTCACCGACTTTGGCGTGGTTGCCCGCTCGATCCCCAAGGGGTGGCGGGTGGAGTACCCGGAGAACACCGTCGACCACACCTCCCTCTACTGGGACGCCGACCTCGCCAAGGGTGAGATCGACTTCACGGCGTTGCGGATCAGCGTCCCGGCGTCGGAGCGCGACCGGGACGGCACGATCCACCTGCGGGCGCACTGGACCGAGCGGGACGGCAAGGAGCGTCACAAGGAGTACAAGATCGAGGTGCCCGTCGCCCGGCACAGTGGAGCCGATTTCGAGGTGCTCACGGATTCCGTGTCCGTGGCGTCCGGCGAGGCGGCCTGGGTCGACGTGACGTACACGGGCTCGTACCCGGAGCTCGGCGACTTCACGCTCACGGTCTCGGAGGCCCCAGGGCTGACGATCGTGTATCCGGGGTACGGCGACCACACGAGCCTCAACGCCGACACCACGCTCGACCGTGGTGAGACTGACGTCGCCCGCTTCATGATCGACGCCACGGCGGCCGAGCCGGGGACGGTCGAGTTGGAAGTGACGGTGAGGTACACCAAGGGCGGCGACCCGGAGTCGATGACCCACGTCGTGGTCGTCGAGATCACGGGCGGCGCCACCGGCTGATCGCCTCCGACACCAGATCTGACGCGAGGGCTCGCCGCTAAGACGGGTCCTCTCGTCGTTTCGCCCGGTCTGTCTGCTGGCCCCGGCTGGTCAGTGGGAACCTCTCGACGGGTTCGTACCGGGCCGGGGTTGCCCCTCCGAGGATGCTCCTGAACAAGGTCACGCC is a window from the Acidimicrobiia bacterium genome containing:
- the recA gene encoding recombinase RecA; its protein translation is MSNDKVENEKSLDMAVSQIVRQFGQGAIMKLGANNVQKVKAISTGAISLDLALGIGGVPRGRVVEIFGPESSGKTTLALHVVAEAQRNGGVAAFIDAEHALDPVYAKAIGVDIDELLISQPDTGEQALEIADMLIRSGALDVVAVDSVAALVPRAELEGDMGDTHVGLQARLMSQALRKLAGTINRSDTTAIFINQLREKIGVMFGSPETTPGGRALKFYASVRIDVRRIESIKQGTDAIGNRVRTKIVKNKVAPPFRIAEFDIMFGEGISREGSLIDVAVDEGIVKKAGAWYTFDGDQLGQGREKAKEFLKLNPEIAMQLEDRVLRSVGLVEDPNAEVVVMVDEGDDRRDVDD
- a CDS encoding O-antigen ligase family protein, coding for MSSPRAIGYGLATLVVLVLAGFDPAGWAPFGPVKWAVLTTLAFGLATLVAAGRSVTLHVGSAMAWTLFLSWGMVASLAALDPLHTWIGTPDRHLGLVAWLCFAVVFVVAQQAIDPQLSSDLAITVVKGVVVASLATGLYVLLELAGLPPVRLAIETGRAGGPFGTAAYLGAAATLLLPVSIGAAVDGLGSRLWRSLATAAAALAAVSAVAAQTRAAWVGLAVALVVVSPALLPWLRRRTWILVAIGLSVAVVVVATPTGSRIVTALRFDEGTTRGRIDEWQVGTRAFRSHAVTGTGFEGYRIAFPSHVDADYERRYTRVTMPDRVHNGALDVAVTTGLPGLALYLAGALWLVTRAIIATRDRRPVAVGIAAAVTGYIAQQQFLFPVTEVDPVFWALAGLLVAATAPRRTIRLPPGAWLVPLAVAVAALAAGGLDVAADRRAAHAAELSAAGSPALAAADAAVTLRPDSIRYRFVAAGIASSSGDAAGLSAAITRIEAALDVSPGDPLLGARHASLLLDLARVTGRPEDAATAAEQYRSVTGSDPKNAAVRLGAGIAYLLDGDPTAAETEWLTAANLAPRSAAPLVNLAVLYVDMGRLDEARTTAEAVRAIDPDHPALKEIESRLGA
- a CDS encoding sigma factor-like helix-turn-helix DNA-binding protein, producing the protein MTKKRGARSVVTEQIRPDFVVFYRTAYRDVSRALSVTLGDADLGREATDEAMARCYSHWSTVQSYDNPAGWVYRVGLNWARSLRRRAARRLLFHGPASIEMPAVADPEIQRALSELNVELRAVVVLRFLLDWSTQETADALSVRPGTVKSRLHRATSLLQRKLYHLAPEERNA